The segment CACTTCTATCAGGACTTGATACTCAAACATTCTTCTCCAACACTAGAcataaagtaaaaaacaaaacccctCAAACTGTCTACTCACTTTAACTTGAGCTCCCTTGTTAGCTCCATCTGAGTTTGCTCTAGCTCCTGCCTCTCTTTAGTGTATTCCTCCTGAAGATCTAGTATATCCTGACGAGTTGCTTGGAGCTTGCCAAACAACTGAAAACATAAAGGCATGACTTGTGTGCATTCattgaagaaaatgaaaagatatGAAATGTAGAGTTCAACACTTATTGAGCTATCTCCCCTTCCATTTCAAAGTGTTCACTAATCATAAATTCCACTTAATTTCATACAACCATCCACAAATCttattaaaactaaaacagGTCTCAATTTATAAATACAGTAAAGCTGTCAAGGCAACTttactatataataataataataataataataataataataatctttattatccgtaaggaaatttgtcttacaatttgtgcattacaccaaacaaaaaacattataactataagaaaccaaagtatacattcacaccagactcactcataatttacatgtgacaaagtttataccagattgttcttatttaatgatttgattgccaggggaacaaaagagtgtttgtgtctgtttgtctttgctattggtgtcttgtatctcttttgtgatggtaaaatcacaaaatcctgacacaaagggtgattctttatttcgaggatcttgttagcttttttatagatgtttgtctcaaacaactgcccaaatggggtttgttttttgccaatgattttgccagcagcatttaggattctattaagtttatttttatttttaatgctcagattgccataccaggcagtgatattgaaacttaaaatattgcagatgtgagcgtgataaaacatagccaatgccttttcgctaacattaaacgaggacagttttcttagtagtcgtaatctttgctgcccttttttgctgatataatcagtattttcattaaaatttagtttattgtctaagatagtaccaaggtatttaaaggtttgcacaatttcaatagtctctccagctacagaaacaatatcattttccttcttgtccctacgaaaatcgattatcatttctttagttttttttacagCACTTATAAAAGGAAGACATGTCTATTCTAGATAGTCAAGCATTTAGTCAGTTCATTTACAGTATAATCAATAATGAAACAAGAAATTAACGATCATCTAGAAAAAAATCATATTCCTTTAATTTCAAACTctgaatttaagaaaaaaaaaatgcattaataTAAATTTAGTGAAAGTCTGAAAGCACTACTCACATATCTGcacatttttaaagtattttttagcttgGTGAATgtataaaactacaaataaaAGTTCaccttttttagttttttagtcTTCACATCTACTTCCTGTTGTAGAGATTGGTAGGTCTCTCTAAACTCCACAGctgtttcttctttctcttccaaCTTCTGCTGCATTTCACGCTCTTTACGCTGggaattagattaaaaaaaaatagataaagtggggaaaaaaaaaattaaagatctaCAAATtggataaaaaatgttttgtaatctatgcattaaaaaaaaaattaaataaggatatttttaaaatgttcattcatttttttaaaaattaactttcacatgactgttttttttcattggcgGTCATCTGAAATAGGAAGAAACAGttcatgattaaaaaaaaaattaaatgaataaaaactCCAACCTGCTGCTCTGCTATTTCTCTCCTCCTTTGTTCAAGAGCTCTCTGTTGTTCATTAGTATGATCTACAATAGTTTTACCGCCAACAAGCAGTTTGCTCTCCAttgccttaaaaaaataatagggaAATTGCATCCTTGATATACAAAAAGACTTTCTTTTGAACTATATTTACACTACAATATataggtatttttttaaatgtcaaaatataacaaataacgtctgtattttataagatacgaTTAAATACAATGTTCTGAAACATTTTGTTCACCTTGATTTTAGTAGCCAACAAATCTCTCTGTTCACGTTCCTGCTGCattctattttctttctctgttaATTCTGACAAGAGTTTTTCCTTTTCCTAAGTCATTAAAAGCAAAACTAAAATGAAATGCCATCAAATAGACTAACAAAAAGGTGAAGACAAAGTTCATTTACCAACATGTAAAAAGACAAACTGTTATCTATAAATGATTCTATCACACATAATTACATTACTCTAAGTTACGGGGAAAAATTAAGGTAATTTGAAAGATTAAGCAATATGGTTTATCATATTTCTTGATTTGTGTTGATTTGGAATGGAAATCAGCTAAATTTCCCACAAGTTAATTCATAATTCTTTGTAATGTGATAAATGGCCAAAGTAAAAGAATCTAATGTTGGTCAATTTGTGAAGCCAAATGTGAAGTTTATTAACAAGTTGGTAACATTGAGAAAACTTCAAACCTTTAATTTTGTTCTTAAAGCATTAGAATGGTTGCAGTGTCATATAATGTTAGGCTAATTTATAACATTATATCCAATAACTATTAACAAACACCTTCAAAAAGAAAGATCTTgctatcaatttatttattgagATTTGGTTGGACTGATTTTTCTACTGCTGATAGAAAATGAGACGAACATACATAAAGTCATTGCCTCCAGACTTTTACTATACACATGAAACTTGTATTTAATAGCTTTACATCTATCCATCATCTTCAAActtaaatgttatgttttgttgAATAGCATGTCAAATGAAATAACACTAACAGTCCTACACAACCTAAATAACACAATTTTAATAGATAAGTATTAATTTGTTACTTCaagaaatgtttctttctaattattcacttttacttttaacaaaaatacATCTTGACCATTCTGAATCATAAATCCAACCATTAATAGGAAATATCTTACTTCTGCAATAAGCGACTGGTTCCCTAAAATAGCTTCcttttcttggtctagtttagctTGCTGTTCTCTAAGGTAGGCATCAGCTTCATTTTCATTAGACTCGTCTTCCCCTTCATCTTCATCCTCATCCCCTTCAGTTACCTGACCTAGACAAAATAGGAAAGTTGAAGCTTTTAATTGACtataaaagaaattaacatCTAGGTTGTTTCTCATAAaagtgattaattttttaatgaacgAGTCAGAGTAAGGAAACCGTGTCAAGAAATGACAGAAACCAATGTaatgcaaacaaaaaattatgttttactGTTTTAccaaatataaaaatgaaatacaaatttgtAAGAAATAAAATGATCAACCAACCATCTCTATTTTTACGTGacctccttttctttttcttcttcggTCCACCTTTAGACTCCAGCTGTGACTTTAACCTGATAAGAATATAAGTTTTAGAAACTGAAGAATCAGAGCTTAACTTACAAATGCTTTGAATCTACTTTGCAAAGAACATAGGAAagacaaatataaagaaaacaaaaaccagAAATAATTCCTACCTCATAATCTCTTCCTGAAACTCTCTAAGAAGAGCATCTTTTGGATCTTCATTGATGACAGGCTTATTCTGAATGTTCTTGGCTCGATTGGCATATCTACATGAAATATAGCAATCGAGAGATTAGAAATGtaatacaaattttattaaCATGGATATACTGGGCAGATGAGATTAAGTCAAGGCAGTTGTCTTTAAGCTGGCTCCATAGTACACAAGAGAGAACCCTTCTGAATTTGATTTGAACATTTTAGAGAACCATTACAGGGGAAGAGAAAGTCTGGGAAACAAAAGCAAATATGGAAGAGATCAGAACAGTAAGCAAAAATGGCAGGATTGGCATGGACCCAGTCTGAGGTGAGAGAAGCTCAGAACACAGTCTGATGGCAAAGTATTGTTGTAGCTCTATGCTCCACTGAGAGTCAAAAGGATTAAGTCAATCAAAGAATCTTTGCTTATCTTTAACAAGTatgataaaatgaaaaatattctcaagaaaaaatgtctttatggcCTCAGAGATACTCCAAGATCGTTACACCCAGGACATTTGGTTTAGTAACTTAGCACTCTACCACTTTGACTTTCACATAGCATTGACTAAAATTGAAGAAACAATAAAGAAGACATTGATGTAAACCTACTGTTCCTATCCCTCCAATGGGTAGCTTCCCTTTTTCTTTTCGTACTAACCATGTGCTGACCAGTCAAATgatattttatattgtttttgcATGGGTGTGTGAATAATTCATACAGATACAAATGGAATGAGGCTGTATTCAGAGAAAGAATGGTGACTGGATAATTAACAAGTTCCTCAAAAACATAAACGtagcaataacattttaaaagatgTATTTACCTGAGTGTTGTTATTGTTTCATCATAGTTATAGCTGGCTGGACCAATGTTAGCTACCATTACTGTTCTTGCATTACCTCCTAATGAGTCTGAAACAGAACATAAACATATTCTAATTAAACCCAGAactaacaaataacaaacaccCATATTTCCAATATAGCATATGTCCGATTACATGACTTAAGAGAGAAGAAATCACTATTTCCATGAAAATACCTTGTAACAGTCTGGTCAGCTTAGAGTCTCTGTATGGAATGTGGGTACTCTTCCCATCCACCAAGGCAGAGATGACATTACCGAGAGTGGACAGTgacaaattgatttttgttgctTCTTTTAACCTTTCACCctgaaatcaaatcaaatcattacaataaaatttaacagaactattttttatttactggtTTTATTTAGCTTGATATTTGTAATAACTCATACTTTATGATATAGTTATCTTTTAAAGTACTCAACAAAGATTTCACCTcaataaaaacaagtaaaatattagGAAGAAATGATATTCACTTTGAAGAAGgcataaaataatttctatttctGCTTTACATTTGGAGAAAGAGTTTTGAAAAAGGTATGTGAAAGTTCCTTTTGAAATggaaatataacaaaaatcaAAAGTCAGTGACGTAATAATAATAGAAGCTATGACGAAGAGACTCACTGTAGCTCCAGTTTTACTCTGTCTCTCACTGCCAGCGAGATCAACCATATTGAGTTTACCTACACGTATATGGTTCTCACCATCAGCTCCTTCCTACAAGAGAAAACAAGCAGAATACAATCTCTAGTAGAGCTAGAGTAAAAAGTGAGAAATAGTTTCAAAAAAGTCTAAGCATTATGTATGGTTACAACTCAATAAATTTATCTTACAAATCAATCAACATcagttaaaaaaatgaattgtacTACATTTGTTATTATGACTTTGCATAGATACAGGCTGATAAGTTTATAGTGACCAGCATGTTACAAATTAGAGAAAATGGTGAATTAGATACAGTTCGTGCTCTGGTCAGCACTAATCAATCTTGACAAGATAATTCTGAAGATGCCAAATATATCACTAAAggagattattttaaaatatgattttgtttttggtcAATTTATTTAAGGTCAAACTCAGCCTATAATTATGTATGATCAAACAACAGCATACCTCACTACATTCAAcagttacaataaatatagcATGAGATCTGGAGCTGTGAAGGTTCATGTTGGTAGCACTGTTGGGACAAAACACAATTTTGTTAGGATAACACATTTCTCTAAATGAGAAAAACTTAATTATAAAGTACCATCAGCATGAAACAATGATTGCAACTCTACATTTACCCAACAGATCTGTTGTTGTTGCCCACATTCATCACATGTTCTATTTCTTTCACACTCTTTGTTACAAATGAGGACAAATCCTGGAGagaagtggaagaaaaataaaataaaatattgacatGAGTGATCATGTGCATGGGTTAGAATAAAATTAAGTCGATTAgggattaaaaataaatgaaggcAGACTAGAAAGAATTCTTACAGGAATCacctaaatataaatacatatttatgtaaagAAAGTAATtaagagtaaagttccccttacagaccttgcaatctatgggacagatgttgtaaaggttatctgtttctgtagaccatggttaatgagggtgtaaattggccagcacaatgaccaactgcctttacttttccccaacttatgtcaggtacccataagaactggatggactcagagatgccctaaagatcccaaaattaaaatcccgttttcactaggattcgaacccaaatccccccagttcagaagccaagcactttaacACTGCCACTgtgcccatatatatatatatatatatatatatacaaagatATGTACCACACACAGGATTGTATAAAAAGTATGGCATATGCCTTAcagaatgctaaaaaaaaacccctTACATTATAagaatttataataattataattatcaaATATTCttatcaatgtttttaaagttttatctgATATATAAGTTCACTCTGCAGGTGATGTTGAATTCACTAGTTTTTTTACCAAGATATTGAAAGGATGATAACAGGGTGAAGAAGGCTAGGTAGcgttacaaaacaacaaaaaaaaaataataataaaatataaaaaaacaacaacacccttATTcccaacaaaagtcagattCCCTTTCACTGACTCTTGTCCAGGACACTAATATACACTAAGACCTAAATCCAAATTAAGGTAACAAAATCTGTTCTGACCTTGACATAAACCCCTGTATCTGTTCTCTCTTTCAACTCTAATCGTTTAGTTTGGTCCTTAGACAACAAGTCTCTAATTTCTTCCTGCAAGTTtacagacataaaaaaaatgtgacactTAAATTCTAGACATTCAGTAACAGGAACAAATAATGTGGaattaataaaactaaataagcGACACACAAAAAGGTTCTCAATAAATGTGAAGTGAAGAAAATGGGAACTAGAATACAACTAATAATTATAACTAAATAaaggtaaaaatgttttaacattCCATGTCCTAAAATTTGAGAACcacatttaaaaatcttttttctttggttgaaaaaaaaagaacagtgaCATAAGTTTATACGTAATTAatcaatcaaaaactaaataagACATTCATAAACTATGCTGAATCAGACTACCCAAAAAGCAATAATGTCAACAATTTATgaacatataataataagataagaatcaAAGAGATTTGAGATCTGGATGAGTGGCAGCCAAGcatcattgaaagagaaatagCTTACTAGATCTGATTGCACTCACTACTATTGGAATGGCACTAAAATCTGTACATCAATATTGATTGAAGATTTTCAGAAACTTAGTACTGATATACTTCTGACTGTTCCCATTTTAAAAGGTGTCTACATTTTCTCACCTCTCCTATTATTAGAACCACTCTAGAATTAAATCTAGAATCTTGACTGACCTGATAGATTTCTAAGTATGAGGCTCTGACAAGGTACTGCTGGTTCTGAGACTGAGAAATATGCTGAAATATTTGCTCAAAAGAATTAGGGATCACACCCCACTCCTCTCTACTGGTTTTCAGACCTgcaaaaaagcaacataagtcAAACACAATGCACTTTGATGATTTTTATTTCATCAGACAtatgtgtactttaaataatAGAGCAAAAGtagaaagaaaaactttttttctccataaaattgttccttttttttttttttttaaactaacctTGGTTAACATATTCAATAATAGCTCTGTAAGTACATAAAGTTATAAACATATATCTCTTATGACAGTGGCATAGATACTACTTTATACTTTGCAAGACTCCATTTTTAAACAGTAAAACCAATGTTTCCAGGACTCTTCTACaatttacaaattaattaaagCCACTTGGTTGAAAGAAAACAAGTTACCTTGCATAGTGTGTGTTTTCCCTGTGCCAGTTTGTCCATAAGCAAATATTGTTCCATTAAAACCTTGCAACACAGAGTCAACCAAGGCATAAAAGGTCTCATCATACAAGTCACGCTGCTTGGAGCtttagggggaaaaaaatacaacaaacaaTTTCATTAATGACAGCTTGTGAATTTCATTGTATTATGCTGCagattaaacaatttttaaaactctattttataaaatgtcCTTATTCCAAGGGtgtattttgtgtgtttttttattgaatggAACCAGATGTATACATCTGTGTCTCTGTGTGgcctttaattaaatattatagtAAATATTATAGTAAGTACAACAGAGGCCATAAGAATACAATTCATGCCTGGAATTAATTTTCAAATTGACagctttatatttttaaaattcagtacTGGTGGTATGACCCCACCCCCAACACAGTGGATCATAATACATTTAAGAGTTAtaagcagtgtttttttttgtaaagaaataggtgccggtactcagtgatggattgccttaactactaataaattaataataaacgttcatatacaagaaaagtaataattttttccccacatcgCAAAAGTActggtgcgtaccgtcacaaaaaagtgTATTGTCGGCTTTGATGGGCCATTTAGCAATCTTTATACTTTAGtaaaatttttacaaaagaaTGTGTTTGAATattgtaaagaagaaaaatctacagtgtaaacaaaaatagattCTAAAGCACTAAATTTTCTTAGATAATAGtagtttaaaattttcaaaagaaaatatgacagtTGTAACTGTATAAAACTATTAAGAACCATTGGAATATTGGCACTGGAATTGATAAACTCTACTTCTCTAGCCCTATCTTTGGATCTTAAAAAAgattctaactttttaaaaactttatttgtgTGGGCTCAATTAAATGTTATTGCTATAACTTGTTATTCCTAGACAATTTGTTCAACAATGAAATGCTCTACTTACTTCCAGTCATACACTGAGTCAAATGTAAACTTTTTGGGTGGTTCTGTATTACCTGCCTTTGGATTTTTCACCTCAATCACACCTTTTTTGACATCCATTTCTACAACCCTGTTGCATTGAAAtagaataatgtaaaataatattttaaacattaaccaATAATAAGGTTTCAATTAATTGTTTAGCTATCCAAAAAGTATCAAAAGTCAAAACAATTAAAACTTCAAAAGATGAGTTTAATTTAACAGTGACTTTCAGTAAGTATGACCAAATATACAATTAATATAGCTGCCTGGTGGAGTGGTATGCACTCTCCTTGTTGGTCATAGGTTCTAATCTTGCTCGCTGACATCTTCTGGGTGGTTTGGGAACATCCAAATCATGTTAAACAATAATCAAACAATATATATGTGATTGATCTTTTATATCATTCTTCAGTACAGCATTGTTTACATAGAATTGGAACATCAACAGTACATACAATGTTTGTTAAAAACAATACATACAATGTTCAACTGAAGTAATTATCAAAGTGAACATAGATTTCTTAAGTAAATGCAATAGAACCTGAATACATCTTTTGTAATGCCAGGATGGATGAAAACTTTCAATTGTATTCTAGTTAACAAGCAGTCTAATTTAAGAGTTACTTTTttagccaaaatgtttatttatatttgaaatgttgGGTAATGTATTTAGCTGTATatagtaattagatctagatgtagacatAAAAAGGagagattttgttaaaaatgtgtttgaaaagATAATTCTGAATTTCCAGAATTTCtgttcaaaagaaaaaacatcttttcaaTAATTGGATAGCAAGGGCTAACATggtatacattttaatatagaaataaaaataaatacatcctACCGTGAATGCCCTTCTGCTATTTCTTTCTCGTTCAGTGGTCGACATCTTACAACCACTTTTACTGATTCTGATTTGCTAGACTTGGACTATGaagtacaaatattaaaaattatttgtgttgtcaaattaaaacttttaaaggtAAAATAACCAAGAACAATTATTTTAAGGAAAAACAACACAAACTTAGACTATAggcataatttttttataaatataataaaaaaagttttttgtacCATTTTAAAAGAAGTGGAACTTGTTTCTGAAAAATATCAGCATtatatttaacaaaacaaatccATAAGTATGTCCAAGATCATGAGATTTTACAAATCTGAGAATacagaacaaatattttatttaaaaaacaaaaaggataattttctatatattaaaatgcaaataaaattaataaattatattacatGCTCATCCTAAAAGTCTATCTATAGACTTAGTACTAGATACTTGTATAAATTGATCTAAAAGCATTGGATAACCAACTCgataaaaaaagtaacattttcatctaagcttttccctgtcccaagaagtaaatagattgactgattcgaacaaactggtcagtgtaaggctagtcgagactacgtgtagtcggtcatgacaagacaaccaagcgatagcgtttgttgagtggtctggcgggAAAATACACACTGatgtggttagtcaagcatgtaaatctacttttaatacaaatttttttctttgcatacaagatcctagatctaactgcatagacgaagatatatttcttttaagagaatgtaaactttgctgtatggtctcccatTATAcagaagtcaatagattaaattaaacgTATTTGttacgtcacatagaaaccgggtgaaagtctgactgttttggatgcgcaggaaaattacgctagaaaaatatcaattactaagttattattgaaaaaaaaaaataataataatatattcatcatctgtaaatcaaaacatacaatatatcaaaaattgtcaaaaccatcggagtttccctttaacttaCTTTAAGTATCtcgtctagctagatctagatgtctctcACTCGCTAGACAGTCAAATCAATCTTTTAGTTTTTAGTCTAGTActtctactagactagatctaatcaatctaatCTAGATGATCTCATCTACTAGTCAAACTCAACTTAGACTAAGTTGTCACTCAAGtgactagtctagactctactctagTAGATCAAGATCTAATTCTTAATTTCTAAattctaataaaataatagaataaagaatctagatcttaggCCTTAGACTAGTCTATTACTAAGACGACTaagtaataatttaaataagtccagagtctagtgactctagtcaaGTCTACTGTCCAGTGACACTCTGAACTCTGTGAGTTGAGTGTGTCACACTGACTGACTGACACTCGGACAGTAGTTCAGAAGTCACTGAGTAGACTCAGTAGTCTGAGTAGTAGTgagtagatatttttttataatctaaaatctaatatactagaatttactagatctaaatgattaaatttaaatctatctttATAAAACTTTATTCTCTTAGTctttacttagacttagtctagtctctagactactctagactAGACTCACTCACTCAGTCACTCAGTCTAGAGtgagagtctagattctagattactctacttctagaatctagactctaactctagatctagattgtagatagACCTCCTTATCAAGAGGTCCATGgatcaatgtagatctatagtttCGATGTAAATATAGACATAGAAATTTCTGAAACccttgatctagtctagatagatctatcatTATCATTTAAGTTACCGTAATACAGTGAACagataaacaaaacaagtttttcttttactCAATGGAACTCAAGAATTTGATGTCATTTcctgttatatatattttagttgCTCCGTCCAATAAAGATTTAGCATAtaacacaaacatatatatattgctatgtCTAATAAGCTCActtatctaaatattttttatactgCATTTAGAATTAGTCTTGCACCTTTCATTCAAcaaaacatcttttgtatcaaCAATTTACCGAGCACAATAAATACACAGCATACACACTTAGACAGTCGTAATTagacatcatcatcatcaaactccttTTGGgtaagggcttgagaggctcaaatcctcccttgcaaaagccctggacagataccctgctgttttgcgtagtACTGCAAAGGCCTaccaccatacaggtcgagaatttttggtttcccagacatG is part of the Biomphalaria glabrata chromosome 10, xgBioGlab47.1, whole genome shotgun sequence genome and harbors:
- the LOC106054389 gene encoding kinesin-like protein KIF3B, producing MSKSSKSESVKVVVRCRPLNEKEIAEGHSRVVEMDVKKGVIEVKNPKAGNTEPPKKFTFDSVYDWNSKQRDLYDETFYALVDSVLQGFNGTIFAYGQTGTGKTHTMQGLKTSREEWGVIPNSFEQIFQHISQSQNQQYLVRASYLEIYQEEIRDLLSKDQTKRLELKERTDTGVYVKDLSSFVTKSVKEIEHVMNVGNNNRSVGATNMNLHSSRSHAIFIVTVECSEEGADGENHIRVGKLNMVDLAGSERQSKTGATGERLKEATKINLSLSTLGNVISALVDGKSTHIPYRDSKLTRLLQDSLGGNARTVMVANIGPASYNYDETITTLRYANRAKNIQNKPVINEDPKDALLREFQEEIMRLKSQLESKGGPKKKKKRRSRKNRDGQVTEGDEDEDEGEDESNENEADAYLREQQAKLDQEKEAILGNQSLIAEEKEKLLSELTEKENRMQQEREQRDLLATKIKAMESKLLVGGKTIVDHTNEQQRALEQRRREIAEQQRKEREMQQKLEEKEETAVEFRETYQSLQQEVDVKTKKLKKLFGKLQATRQDILDLQEEYTKERQELEQTQMELTRELKLKMLIIENFIPTEDKVKIQNRAFFDEEDDTWKLKPLANKNAETMAKRPVSAVGNRRPISEFARVAAGMGGSYRYKAENIINIELDMPNRTTRDYEGPTVAPRVQAALDAALQDEDDIEINGSLFSSKSPSKKKSSTSRVKTGTRRADEQKYPVSRGLVPK